A genome region from Mycolicibacterium litorale includes the following:
- a CDS encoding acetolactate synthase large subunit, with product MSAPTTRPPHRPTPPESEQAVSAVQSTTPKTVRPRTLAPEQMTGAQAVIRSLEELDVDTIFGIPGGAVLPVYDPLFDSRKLRHVLVRHEQGAGHAASGYAHATGKVGVMMATSGPGATNLVTPLADAQMDSIPVVAITGQVGRGLIGTDAFQEADISGITMPITKHNFLVRNGDEIPRALAEAFHIASTGRPGAVLVDIPKDILQGQCTFSWPPQIDLPGYKPNTKPHNRQIREAAKLIAAARKPVLYVGGGVIRGEASEQLLELAELTGIPVVTTLMARGAFPDSHSQNLGMPGMHGTVSAVAALQRSDLLIALGTRFDDRVTGKLDSFAPDAKVIHADIDPAEIGKNRHADVPIVGDVKAVITELIEVLRRDNAVESINIDSWWSYLREVQSTYPLSYGPQSDGSLSPEYVIESLGKLAGPDAIYVAGVGQHQMWAAQFISYEKPKTWLNSGGLGTMGFAVPAAMGAKMGRPDTEVWAIDGDGCFQMTNQELATCAIEGIPIKVALINNGNLGMVRQWQTLFYEERYSQTDLATHSRRIPDFVKLAEALGCVGLRCEREEDVVEVIKQAQAINDRPVVIDFTVGADAQVWPMVAAGTGNDEIMAARDIRPLFDDNDEGHA from the coding sequence GTGAGCGCACCGACCACGCGACCACCGCACCGGCCCACCCCGCCTGAGAGCGAGCAGGCCGTGTCGGCCGTCCAGTCGACCACCCCGAAGACGGTCCGGCCCCGCACCCTGGCGCCGGAACAGATGACCGGAGCCCAGGCGGTGATCCGGTCGCTCGAGGAGCTCGACGTCGACACCATCTTCGGCATCCCGGGCGGCGCCGTCCTGCCGGTCTATGACCCGCTATTCGATTCGCGCAAGTTGCGCCACGTGCTGGTGCGCCACGAGCAGGGCGCCGGCCACGCCGCCAGCGGCTACGCGCACGCCACCGGCAAGGTCGGCGTCATGATGGCGACCTCGGGGCCCGGCGCCACCAACCTGGTCACCCCGTTGGCCGATGCCCAGATGGACTCGATCCCCGTGGTCGCGATCACCGGGCAGGTCGGACGCGGGCTGATCGGCACCGACGCGTTCCAGGAAGCCGACATCTCGGGCATCACGATGCCGATCACCAAGCACAACTTCCTGGTGCGCAACGGCGACGAGATCCCGCGTGCCCTGGCCGAGGCGTTCCACATCGCCTCCACCGGGCGGCCCGGCGCGGTGCTCGTCGACATCCCGAAGGACATCCTGCAGGGGCAGTGCACGTTCAGCTGGCCCCCGCAGATCGACCTGCCCGGCTACAAGCCGAACACCAAACCGCACAACCGGCAGATCCGGGAGGCCGCGAAGCTGATCGCCGCGGCCCGCAAACCGGTGCTCTACGTCGGCGGCGGCGTCATCCGCGGCGAGGCCAGCGAGCAGCTGCTCGAACTGGCCGAGCTGACCGGTATCCCGGTGGTGACCACGCTGATGGCGCGCGGCGCGTTCCCGGACAGCCACTCGCAGAACCTGGGCATGCCCGGTATGCACGGCACCGTCTCGGCCGTGGCCGCCCTGCAGCGCAGCGACCTGCTCATCGCGCTGGGCACCCGCTTCGACGACCGGGTGACCGGCAAGCTGGATTCGTTCGCCCCGGACGCCAAGGTGATCCACGCCGACATCGACCCCGCCGAGATCGGCAAGAACCGCCACGCCGACGTGCCGATCGTGGGTGATGTGAAGGCCGTGATCACCGAACTGATCGAGGTGCTGCGCCGCGACAACGCCGTCGAGTCGATCAACATCGACTCGTGGTGGTCGTACCTGCGCGAGGTGCAGTCGACCTACCCGCTGAGCTACGGCCCGCAGAGCGACGGCAGCCTCTCGCCCGAGTACGTCATCGAGTCGCTGGGCAAGCTGGCCGGGCCGGACGCGATCTACGTGGCCGGCGTCGGACAGCACCAGATGTGGGCGGCGCAGTTCATCTCCTATGAGAAGCCCAAGACGTGGCTGAACTCCGGCGGTCTGGGCACCATGGGCTTCGCCGTGCCTGCGGCGATGGGCGCCAAGATGGGCCGCCCGGACACCGAGGTGTGGGCGATCGACGGCGACGGCTGCTTCCAGATGACCAACCAGGAACTGGCGACCTGCGCGATCGAGGGCATCCCGATCAAGGTCGCGCTGATCAACAACGGCAACCTCGGCATGGTGCGCCAGTGGCAGACGCTGTTCTACGAAGAGCGGTACAGCCAGACCGATCTGGCCACCCACTCCCGCCGCATCCCCGACTTCGTCAAGCTGGCCGAGGCCCTGGGCTGCGTCGGATTGCGTTGTGAGCGTGAGGAAGACGTCGTCGAGGTCATCAAGCAGGCCCAGGCCATCAACGACCGCCCGGTGGTGATCGACTTCACCGTCGGCGCCGATGCGCAGGTGTGGCCGATGGTCGCCGCCGGCACCGGCAACGACGAGATCATGGCCGCCCGCGACATCCGACCACTGTTCGACGACAACGACGAGGGGCACGCCTGA